A single window of Microbacterium croceum DNA harbors:
- a CDS encoding ABC transporter ATP-binding protein, with amino-acid sequence MASVTFDDATRLYPGGTRPAVDKLNLEVGDGEFLVLVGPSGCGKSTSLRMLAGLEEVNAGRILIGDRDVTDVPPKDRDIAMVFQNYALYPHMTVAENMGFALKIAGVGKEERAARVLEAAKLLDLEPYLTRKPKALSGGQRQRVAMGRAIVRQPQVFLMDEPLSNLDAKLRVQTRTQIASLQRRLGVTTVYVTHDQTEALTMGDRIAVLKDGLLQQVGSPRDLYEKPNNVFVAGFIGSPAMNLFPADLADGGIRFGSEIVPLDRDTVGRANGSQVTVGVRPEDITVGPADGKGLAVTVDLVEELGADGYLYGHTEINGKRSDIVARVDGRNHPNAGETVTLAANPGHVHAFDIESGARLNDKPVVSA; translated from the coding sequence ATGGCATCTGTCACTTTCGATGACGCCACCCGCCTGTACCCCGGCGGAACCCGTCCGGCCGTCGACAAGCTGAACCTCGAGGTCGGAGATGGCGAGTTCCTCGTCCTCGTCGGTCCGTCCGGTTGCGGTAAGTCCACGTCGCTGCGCATGCTCGCCGGTCTCGAAGAGGTCAACGCCGGCCGCATCCTCATCGGCGACCGCGACGTCACCGATGTCCCCCCGAAGGATCGCGACATCGCGATGGTCTTCCAGAACTACGCGCTGTACCCGCACATGACCGTCGCCGAGAACATGGGCTTCGCGCTCAAGATCGCCGGCGTCGGCAAGGAGGAGCGCGCCGCTCGTGTCCTCGAGGCCGCCAAGCTCCTCGACCTCGAGCCCTACCTGACCCGCAAGCCGAAGGCCCTCTCGGGTGGTCAGCGTCAGCGTGTCGCCATGGGCCGCGCGATCGTGCGTCAGCCGCAGGTCTTCCTCATGGATGAGCCGCTGTCGAACCTCGACGCCAAGCTCCGCGTCCAGACCCGCACGCAGATCGCGTCGCTGCAGCGTCGTCTCGGCGTCACCACGGTCTACGTGACCCACGACCAGACCGAGGCTCTGACCATGGGCGACCGCATCGCGGTCCTCAAGGACGGCCTGCTCCAGCAGGTCGGCTCGCCGCGCGACCTGTACGAGAAGCCGAACAACGTGTTCGTGGCCGGCTTCATCGGCTCGCCCGCCATGAACCTGTTCCCCGCCGACCTCGCCGACGGCGGCATCCGGTTCGGCTCTGAGATCGTTCCGCTCGACCGCGACACGGTCGGTCGCGCGAACGGCAGCCAGGTCACGGTCGGCGTGCGCCCCGAGGACATCACGGTCGGTCCGGCCGACGGCAAGGGCCTCGCGGTCACCGTCGACCTCGTCGAAGAGCTCGGCGCCGACGGTTACCTCTACGGTCACACCGAGATCAACGGCAAGCGCAGCGACATCGTCGCCCGCGTCGACGGTCGCAACCACCCGAACGCCGGCGAGACGGTCACCCTGGCCGCGAACCCGGGCCACGTGCACGCGTTCGACATCGAGTCCGGCGCACGTCTGAACGACAAGCCGGTCGTCTCCGCCTGA
- a CDS encoding DUF4032 domain-containing protein codes for MQDSLRITASTIDPGLLSLPWSTTLAKWPSEHIVSLPKGLSRHLVRFADLSGRVIAVKETTAEMAQREYDMLGNLARLDVPCVDRVAVIAGRTDADGEALPAALVTAHLRFSMPYRALFTRVLRPDTANRLVDALALLLVRLHNVGFYWGDVSLSNTLFRRDAGAFAAYLVDAETGELHEEGLTDGQRAYDLDLARTNIAGEIMDLAAGGRLEHGVDAIAIADGIVSSYRSLWAELTAQESFSSAETWRITERVERLNALGFDIDEMSMSTTADGTVVEIQPKVVDAGHHQRRLIRLTGLDVEENQARRLLNDLDEFRARSTKQWADEEMYAHEWLTRVFEPVVRAIPYELRAKLEPAEVFHQVLEHRWYLSQAHGRSVPLAEVLTSYINEVLRHRRDEATIMGPPTETMSLPVITGATPVADDDDEVDWRDLV; via the coding sequence ATGCAGGATTCGCTGCGGATCACCGCCAGCACGATCGATCCAGGACTGCTCTCCCTCCCCTGGTCCACGACGCTCGCAAAGTGGCCGTCCGAACACATCGTGTCCCTCCCCAAAGGCCTCTCGCGTCACCTGGTGCGGTTCGCCGATCTCTCCGGCCGCGTGATCGCCGTGAAGGAGACCACGGCAGAGATGGCGCAGCGGGAGTACGACATGCTCGGCAACCTGGCCCGCCTCGATGTGCCCTGCGTCGATCGCGTCGCGGTGATCGCCGGACGCACGGATGCCGACGGCGAAGCGCTCCCCGCCGCCCTGGTCACGGCGCACCTGCGCTTCTCGATGCCGTACCGTGCGCTGTTCACCCGCGTGCTGCGCCCCGACACCGCCAACCGGCTCGTCGACGCCCTCGCCCTGCTGCTCGTGCGGTTGCATAACGTGGGCTTCTACTGGGGCGACGTCTCGCTGTCGAACACCCTGTTCCGTCGTGACGCGGGCGCCTTCGCCGCCTACCTGGTCGATGCCGAGACCGGCGAGCTGCATGAGGAGGGGCTGACCGACGGGCAGCGCGCCTACGATCTCGACCTCGCCCGCACGAACATCGCCGGGGAGATCATGGACCTCGCCGCCGGCGGACGGCTGGAGCACGGCGTCGATGCGATCGCGATCGCCGACGGCATCGTCTCGTCGTACCGCTCGCTGTGGGCCGAGCTCACCGCCCAGGAGTCGTTCTCGTCCGCCGAGACCTGGCGGATCACCGAGCGCGTCGAACGTCTGAACGCCCTCGGCTTCGACATCGACGAGATGTCCATGTCGACCACGGCCGACGGTACCGTCGTCGAGATCCAGCCCAAGGTCGTGGATGCCGGCCATCACCAGCGCCGCCTCATCCGCCTGACGGGACTGGATGTCGAGGAGAACCAGGCCCGGCGTCTGCTGAACGACCTCGACGAGTTCCGCGCGCGCTCGACCAAGCAGTGGGCCGACGAGGAGATGTACGCGCACGAGTGGCTCACGCGCGTGTTCGAGCCGGTGGTCCGCGCCATCCCCTACGAGCTGCGGGCCAAGCTGGAGCCGGCGGAGGTCTTCCACCAGGTACTGGAGCACCGGTGGTACCTGTCACAGGCGCATGGGCGCTCGGTGCCGCTCGCCGAGGTGCTCACGAGCTACATCAACGAGGTGCTGCGCCATCGCCGCGACGAGGCCACCATCATGGGACCGCCGACCGAGACCATGAGCCTGCCCGTGATCACCGGTGCGACACCGGTCGCGGATGACGACGACGAGGTCGACTGGCGCGACCTCGTCTGA
- a CDS encoding NAD(P)-dependent oxidoreductase produces the protein MARIVVLGGTGYAGRHIVSEAVSRGHGVIALSRSEPKDPVAGAVYLQGSALDLDSLAQAFDGADAVVSALSPRGDMENRVLEALGDLAARLTGTETRLGVIGGAGGSLVAPGGPRLFDLDFPEEYKHEAQVGIDSLALLEGTDAGLDWFFVHPAEVFGPWAEGERTGHYRDGGDVLVRDDEGKSYISGADFAVAVVDEIEQGNHHRERFTVGY, from the coding sequence ATGGCTCGCATCGTCGTCCTCGGAGGAACCGGCTACGCCGGTCGTCACATCGTCTCGGAGGCGGTGTCACGGGGTCATGGGGTGATCGCCCTCTCCCGGTCCGAGCCGAAGGATCCGGTCGCCGGAGCCGTCTACCTGCAGGGCTCGGCGCTGGATCTCGACTCGCTCGCGCAGGCCTTCGATGGCGCGGACGCTGTCGTCTCCGCGCTGTCGCCCCGTGGCGACATGGAGAACAGGGTGCTCGAGGCGCTGGGCGACCTCGCCGCCCGGCTCACCGGCACCGAGACGCGCCTCGGTGTGATCGGCGGTGCCGGCGGCAGCCTCGTCGCCCCAGGTGGCCCTCGCCTGTTCGACCTGGACTTTCCCGAGGAGTACAAGCACGAGGCGCAGGTCGGCATCGACTCGCTCGCTCTGCTCGAGGGCACGGATGCCGGTCTCGACTGGTTCTTCGTGCACCCGGCAGAGGTGTTCGGTCCGTGGGCCGAGGGCGAGCGCACCGGCCACTACCGCGACGGCGGCGACGTGCTCGTGCGTGACGACGAGGGCAAGTCGTACATCTCCGGCGCCGACTTCGCTGTCGCGGTGGTCGACGAGATCGAGCAGGGCAACCACCACCGCGAGCGCTTCACGGTCGGCTACTGA
- the rlmB gene encoding 23S rRNA (guanosine(2251)-2'-O)-methyltransferase RlmB, protein MVKPGRPGASNGKKKGPTKGTGGLGRKALEGRGPTPKAEDRAWHPAGKRKAAAERYAAATGGKGRPGGSRPGSGGGGNRAPKAKAGDDTENVTGRNSVLEALRAKIPATAFYIAQRVEMDDRVKEMLSIATHRGIPVMEVTRPELDRMAGFDGVHQGVAIKVPPYEYAHPQDLLEQVIDRGQVPLFVALDGITDPRNLGAIIRSTAAFGGHGIILPQRRSAGVNSAAWKTSAGAVARTPVALATNLTTQLKEFKKQGVFVLGLDGDGDIALPALQLADRPVVIVVGSEGKGLSRLVAETCDQIVSIPISAATESLNAGIATSVALYQVATLRAAK, encoded by the coding sequence ATGGTTAAGCCAGGGCGCCCCGGCGCAAGCAACGGCAAGAAGAAGGGCCCTACCAAGGGCACCGGCGGACTCGGACGCAAGGCGCTCGAAGGCCGCGGCCCCACCCCGAAGGCGGAGGACCGCGCCTGGCACCCCGCCGGCAAGCGCAAGGCTGCAGCCGAGCGCTACGCCGCCGCGACGGGCGGCAAAGGCCGTCCCGGTGGCAGCAGGCCGGGCTCCGGTGGCGGCGGCAACCGTGCGCCGAAGGCGAAGGCCGGGGATGACACCGAGAACGTCACGGGTCGCAACTCGGTGCTCGAAGCCCTGCGCGCGAAGATCCCGGCGACGGCGTTCTACATCGCGCAGCGCGTCGAGATGGATGACCGCGTGAAGGAGATGCTGTCGATCGCCACGCACCGGGGCATCCCGGTGATGGAGGTCACGCGTCCGGAGCTCGACCGCATGGCCGGCTTCGACGGCGTGCACCAGGGCGTCGCGATCAAGGTGCCGCCGTACGAGTACGCGCACCCGCAGGACCTGCTCGAACAGGTCATCGACCGCGGCCAGGTGCCGCTGTTCGTCGCGCTCGACGGCATCACCGACCCCCGCAACCTCGGAGCCATCATCCGCTCCACCGCGGCCTTCGGTGGCCACGGCATCATCCTGCCGCAGCGTCGTTCGGCCGGGGTGAACTCCGCCGCCTGGAAGACCAGCGCCGGAGCGGTCGCGCGGACGCCCGTCGCTCTCGCGACCAACCTCACCACGCAGCTCAAGGAGTTCAAGAAGCAGGGCGTGTTCGTGCTCGGGCTCGATGGTGACGGCGACATCGCCCTTCCCGCCCTCCAGCTGGCCGACCGCCCCGTCGTGATCGTGGTCGGCTCTGAGGGCAAGGGGTTGTCGCGTCTGGTCGCCGAAACCTGCGACCAGATCGTCTCGATCCCGATCTCCGCGGCCACCGAGTCGCTGAACGCGGGCATCGCGACCTCCGTCGCGCTGTACCAGGTGGCGACGCTCCGCGCCGCGAAGTAG
- the cysS gene encoding cysteine--tRNA ligase, with product MTLRLHDTRAQQLRDFVPLDPENVTMYVCGPTVQSGPHIGHVRAALSFDLLRRWLEYRYGRVTFVRNVTDIDDKVLANATATEPWWALAYRIEQEFTAAYAGIGILPPTYEPRATASIPQMQELIGTLIERGHAYPAADGSGDVYFDVRSWSEYGALTHQSVDAMEAAEDADPRGKRNPQDFALWKGAKADEPADASWSSPWGAGRPGWHIECSAMAKRYLGSAFDIHGGGLDLRFPHHENELAQSTAAGDGFAQYWVHNGLVTVNGQKMSKSLGNFTLAADVLSERDPLVVRYALAAAHYRSSLDLTASSWDEADAALGRIGTFVARVRRTLPGAPEEQGIGVVPEAFATAMDDDLGVPQALAVLHETVRRGNSAIDAGDQDQAWVAFVEVDAMVRVLGLDALMSSGGDLAEHRTLDALVQTMIGQRAQARADKDWTTADRIRDAIAAAGIVLEDTADGTHWSIDG from the coding sequence GTGACACTCCGCCTCCACGACACCCGCGCGCAGCAACTGCGCGACTTCGTGCCACTCGACCCCGAGAACGTCACCATGTACGTCTGCGGTCCGACGGTGCAGTCGGGGCCGCACATCGGACACGTCAGGGCGGCGTTGAGCTTCGATCTGCTGCGCCGGTGGCTGGAGTACCGCTACGGCCGCGTCACCTTCGTGCGCAACGTGACCGACATCGACGACAAGGTGCTCGCGAACGCCACCGCGACCGAACCGTGGTGGGCGCTGGCCTACCGGATCGAGCAGGAGTTCACCGCGGCGTATGCCGGCATCGGCATCCTCCCCCCGACCTATGAACCCCGTGCGACGGCGTCGATCCCGCAGATGCAGGAGCTGATCGGCACGCTCATCGAGCGCGGCCACGCGTATCCTGCAGCGGATGGATCGGGAGACGTGTACTTCGACGTGCGCTCGTGGAGCGAGTATGGTGCGCTCACCCACCAGTCGGTCGACGCCATGGAGGCCGCAGAGGATGCGGACCCCCGCGGCAAGCGGAACCCGCAGGACTTCGCCCTCTGGAAGGGCGCGAAGGCCGACGAGCCCGCCGACGCCAGCTGGTCGTCTCCGTGGGGCGCCGGTCGCCCCGGCTGGCACATCGAGTGCTCGGCGATGGCGAAGCGCTACCTCGGCAGCGCGTTCGACATCCACGGGGGAGGGCTCGATCTGCGCTTCCCGCACCACGAGAACGAACTCGCGCAGTCGACCGCGGCCGGCGACGGATTCGCCCAGTACTGGGTGCACAACGGCCTCGTCACAGTGAACGGCCAGAAGATGTCGAAGTCGCTCGGGAACTTCACCCTCGCCGCCGACGTGCTCTCGGAGCGCGATCCCCTCGTGGTGCGCTATGCCCTCGCCGCGGCGCACTACCGGTCCAGCCTCGACCTGACCGCGTCGTCGTGGGACGAGGCGGATGCCGCGCTCGGCCGCATCGGCACGTTCGTCGCGCGGGTACGCCGAACTCTTCCCGGCGCGCCGGAGGAGCAGGGGATCGGCGTGGTCCCCGAGGCCTTCGCCACCGCGATGGATGATGATCTCGGCGTGCCGCAGGCTCTCGCGGTCCTGCACGAAACTGTGCGCCGCGGCAACTCGGCGATCGACGCGGGCGATCAAGATCAGGCATGGGTCGCATTCGTCGAGGTGGACGCGATGGTGCGTGTGCTCGGTCTCGACGCGCTCATGAGCAGCGGCGGAGATCTCGCCGAACACAGGACCCTGGACGCACTCGTCCAGACGATGATCGGCCAGCGCGCGCAGGCGCGAGCCGACAAGGACTGGACGACCGCCGATCGGATCCGCGATGCCATCGCGGCGGCCGGCATCGTCCTCGAAGACACCGCAGACGGAACTCATTGGAGTATTGATGGTTAA
- the ispD gene encoding 2-C-methyl-D-erythritol 4-phosphate cytidylyltransferase, producing MLPVPDTAIIVVAAGSGTRLDAGAPKALVGIDSRSILRHALDGVFAAAPAQVIVVAPAGFEGDVETEAREAAGDRVDLVRVVTGGSTRQQSVSAGLAALWGDIATVLVHDAARALTPPAQIDAVVAAVTSEVGVIPALPVVDTLKRVDGDAVIGAVDRSELAAAQTPQGFPRALLESAYAAALSSRVEYTDDAALFAAAGHLVRHIDGSARAFKITTPSDLERARHLLAEAAEVHSAPAPHTRGGLPLIGIGTDVHAFGGEGDLWLAGLEWPGEPALSGHSDGDAVAHAIVDALLGAAGLGDIGQHFGTAHPEYAGAHAAVFLARTRQLLSEAGFAIGNVSAQFQGNRPRFSARRAEAEEALSAALGGAPVSITATTTDGLGFPGRGEGISVTAVALVVPDGSRNM from the coding sequence ATGCTCCCCGTTCCGGACACCGCGATCATCGTCGTCGCCGCCGGCTCCGGCACTCGCCTGGATGCCGGAGCGCCCAAGGCCCTCGTCGGCATCGACAGCCGCTCGATCCTGCGCCATGCCCTCGACGGTGTCTTCGCTGCGGCTCCCGCCCAGGTGATCGTCGTGGCCCCTGCCGGCTTCGAGGGTGATGTCGAGACCGAGGCGCGCGAGGCGGCCGGTGACCGCGTGGACCTCGTGCGGGTCGTGACCGGCGGATCGACCCGCCAGCAGTCCGTCTCGGCGGGGCTCGCGGCGCTGTGGGGCGACATCGCCACGGTCCTGGTGCACGATGCCGCCCGCGCGCTCACACCGCCGGCGCAGATCGACGCGGTCGTTGCCGCCGTCACCTCTGAGGTGGGCGTGATCCCTGCACTGCCGGTGGTGGACACTCTGAAGCGCGTCGATGGCGACGCCGTGATCGGTGCCGTGGACCGGTCGGAGCTCGCGGCGGCCCAGACCCCGCAGGGGTTCCCGCGCGCTCTCCTCGAGTCGGCGTATGCGGCGGCGCTGTCATCCCGCGTCGAGTACACCGATGATGCGGCTCTGTTCGCCGCCGCCGGTCACCTCGTGCGCCACATCGACGGTTCGGCTCGCGCGTTCAAGATCACGACCCCCTCCGACCTCGAGCGCGCCCGCCACCTGCTGGCGGAGGCGGCTGAGGTGCATTCCGCTCCAGCTCCTCACACGCGAGGCGGCCTGCCCCTGATCGGTATCGGCACCGACGTGCACGCGTTCGGTGGCGAGGGGGATCTCTGGTTGGCCGGACTCGAATGGCCGGGGGAGCCGGCGCTCTCCGGCCATTCCGACGGTGATGCCGTTGCGCACGCGATCGTGGATGCCCTGCTCGGCGCCGCCGGACTCGGCGACATCGGACAGCACTTCGGCACCGCGCATCCGGAGTACGCGGGGGCTCACGCCGCGGTGTTCCTCGCGCGAACCCGGCAGCTGCTCTCGGAGGCGGGCTTCGCGATCGGCAACGTGTCGGCGCAGTTCCAGGGCAACCGTCCACGGTTCAGCGCACGGCGGGCCGAGGCGGAAGAGGCGCTGTCCGCGGCGCTCGGGGGAGCCCCCGTCTCGATCACGGCCACGACGACGGACGGACTCGGCTTCCCCGGTCGCGGCGAGGGGATCTCGGTCACCGCGGTCGCGTTGGTGGTGCCGGACGGTTCACGGAACATGTGA
- a CDS encoding CarD family transcriptional regulator has protein sequence MLFEVGETVVYPHHGAATIIEVKERIIKGEAKKYLKLNVTQGDLIIEVPAENVDLVGVRDVIGKEGLDHVFEVLRAPFTEEPTNWSRRYKANLEKLASGDVIKVSEVVRDLWRRDQDRGLSAGEKRMLAKARQILISELALAEKTDEDKAGALLDEVLAS, from the coding sequence ATGCTTTTTGAGGTTGGCGAAACAGTCGTCTATCCCCACCATGGCGCTGCGACCATCATCGAGGTCAAGGAGCGCATCATCAAGGGTGAGGCGAAGAAGTACCTGAAGCTCAACGTCACCCAGGGTGATCTGATCATCGAGGTGCCCGCGGAGAATGTCGACCTGGTCGGCGTGCGCGACGTGATCGGCAAGGAGGGCCTCGACCATGTGTTCGAGGTGCTGCGTGCGCCGTTCACCGAGGAGCCCACCAACTGGTCCCGTCGTTACAAGGCGAACCTCGAGAAGCTCGCCTCCGGCGATGTCATCAAGGTCAGCGAGGTCGTCCGCGACCTGTGGCGCCGTGACCAGGACCGCGGTCTCTCCGCTGGTGAGAAGCGGATGCTGGCGAAGGCTCGTCAGATCTTGATCTCCGAGCTCGCGCTCGCTGAGAAGACCGATGAGGACAAGGCGGGCGCTCTGCTCGACGAGGTACTGGCTTCCTGA